A window of Cystobacter fuscus DSM 2262 genomic DNA:
TGGCGCGTAAGGAACGCGGCATGAACGCGTCGGCATTGCAGGGGCGCCGGGTGATCGTCGGAGTGGGCGGCGGCATCGCGGCTTACAAGGCGTGCGAGCTGGTGCGGGAGTTGGGCCGCGCCGGGGCTCAGGTGCGCGTGGCCATGACGGAGGCGGCCCAGCAGTTCGTCACGCCGCTCACCTTCCAGGCGCTCAGCGGCCACCCGGTGCTCACGGACTATTTCGATCCCTCGCAGGAGGGCAACTTCGGCCACCTGGACCTGGCGCGCTGGGCGGACCTGTACGTGGTGGCCCCGGCGACGGCGGACCTGATGGCGCGCATCCGCGCGGGGCTCGGCGGCGACGCGGTGACCACGTCGCTGCTCGCCTTCCGGGGTCCGGTGCTGCTCGCGCCCGCGATGAACGTGGCCATGTGGGACAACGAGCGGACCCAGGAGAACCTCGCCGCGCTGCGCGCCTCCCCCCGCTTCCATTTCGTGGGCCCGGGGGCGGGACTGCTCGCGTGCGGAGACGTGGGCGCGGGCCGGCTCGCGGACGTGGGCGACATCGTCGCGGCGGCGAAGGCCCTCTTCGCTCCGGGGCCGCTCGCGGGCCGGCGGGTGCTGCTCACCGCGGGGCCCACGCGCGAGTACCTGGACCCCGTGCGCTTCATCTCCAACCCCTCGACGGGGAAGATGGGGCTGGCGGTGGCGCAGGCGGCGCGGAGCCTCGGGGCGCACGTCACGGTGGTGCTCGGTCCGGTGGGCGCGGTGGATCGGACGGGCCTGGAGGTGGTGGACGTGGTGGGCGCGGAGGACATGGCGCGCGAGGTGCTCGCCCGGGTGGAGGACGTGGACCTCTTCATCGCGTCCGCGGCGGTGAGCGACTGGAAGCCCCAGACGCGCGCGGAGCACAAGGTGAAGAAGACCGAGGGGCCGGAGACGCTGACGCTGGTGCGCACGCCAGACGTGCTCGCCGAGGCCTCGCGGCGGGTGGCGGGGCGCGAGCGCAGGCCCGCGCTGGTGGGCTTCGCGGCGGAGACGCAGCGGGTGGTGGAGTACGCGCGTCAGAAGCTCGAGCGCAAGGGGCTGGACGCCATCGTGGCCAATGACGTCACCGCGCCGGGCGCGGGCTTCGGCGTGGACACCAACCAGGTGACGGTGCTCACCCGCGACGGGGGGGAGCACGCGCTGTCCGGCACCAAGCACGAGGTGGCTCGCGCCCTGTTGGAACTGGTGCGCGGCTACCTGCCCGCGCTGCCTCAGTAGGCGCTCCAGCCTCCGTCCGCCGTCACGACCGTGCCGTTGACGAAGGACGACTCCTCCGAGGCGAGGAACAGGGCGACCCGCGCCACCTCGTCCGGATGGGAGTTGCGGACATTGAGCGCCAGGCCGGGCCCCATCCGCTCCATCACCGCCGCGGGCACCTTGCTCATGTCCAGGCCGGCGGCGATGTTGGTCAGCATGCCTCCGGGGGCGATGGCGTTACAGCGGATGCCGGCCTTGGCGTAGAAGAACCCGGTGTTCTTGGTGAGGCCGATCACCGCGTGCTTGCTCGCGGTGTAGGCCGCTCCGGCGCGTGCGCCCTGCAGGCCTCCCACGGACGCGATGTTGATGATGTTGCCCGACTTCTTCTCGGCCATGATGCGCAGGGCGCTCCTCATGGCGCGGAAGGGCGCCGTCAGGTTGATGCTCATGAGGCGCTCCCACATCGCGTCCGTCACGTCACCCACCGGGCTGAAGTCATCCATGACGCCCGCGTTGTTCACCAGGATGTCCAGGGTGCCGTGGGTGCTCAGGGTCGTCTCGAACATCTTGTCGAGGTCCGCCTGCTGGGAGATGTCGACACGCAGCGGTGTCACGACTCCGCCCGCGTCCCGGATTTCCGCGGACAGGGACTCGAGCCCCGCCGGGTTGATGTCGGTGGCGACCACGCGGCTGCCTTCGGCGGCGAAGAGCCGGGCGATGGAGCGGCCCAGGCCCGAGGCCGCGCCCGTGACGATGGAGACCTTGCCTTCGAGTTTCTTCATGGAGGAGTTCCTTGAGGAGGAGGGTTCAGGACAACGACTGGATGCGGACTGTGCACTGCATGGGCTTGTGGTTCACTCGCCTGGGTCACCGCCGGGCGGAGACAGGGGCCAGCCACACGCCGACGAGCGCGTCGACCAGTCCGGCCGCGGTGGCTTCCCACGTCGAGCGGGGCGGGGCGGTGCCCTCGTGCAGCGCCCGTTCCCGCTCGGCGCACATGTGCACGATCATCAACCGGCTCATGTAGCCGCGCTCCTGCCGCACCTCCTCGGGCAGACGTGGCACCAGCCGGAACATGCCCTCGGAGGTCTGCTGCATCGAACTCGAGGAGAGCGCCTCGTTGATCACGAGATCCCGGAAGGAGGGATGGGTCGTCACCTGGGCGATGAACCGCGC
This region includes:
- the coaBC gene encoding bifunctional phosphopantothenoylcysteine decarboxylase/phosphopantothenate--cysteine ligase CoaBC, whose protein sequence is MNASALQGRRVIVGVGGGIAAYKACELVRELGRAGAQVRVAMTEAAQQFVTPLTFQALSGHPVLTDYFDPSQEGNFGHLDLARWADLYVVAPATADLMARIRAGLGGDAVTTSLLAFRGPVLLAPAMNVAMWDNERTQENLAALRASPRFHFVGPGAGLLACGDVGAGRLADVGDIVAAAKALFAPGPLAGRRVLLTAGPTREYLDPVRFISNPSTGKMGLAVAQAARSLGAHVTVVLGPVGAVDRTGLEVVDVVGAEDMAREVLARVEDVDLFIASAAVSDWKPQTRAEHKVKKTEGPETLTLVRTPDVLAEASRRVAGRERRPALVGFAAETQRVVEYARQKLERKGLDAIVANDVTAPGAGFGVDTNQVTVLTRDGGEHALSGTKHEVARALLELVRGYLPALPQ
- a CDS encoding SDR family oxidoreductase encodes the protein MKKLEGKVSIVTGAASGLGRSIARLFAAEGSRVVATDINPAGLESLSAEIRDAGGVVTPLRVDISQQADLDKMFETTLSTHGTLDILVNNAGVMDDFSPVGDVTDAMWERLMSINLTAPFRAMRSALRIMAEKKSGNIINIASVGGLQGARAGAAYTASKHAVIGLTKNTGFFYAKAGIRCNAIAPGGMLTNIAAGLDMSKVPAAVMERMGPGLALNVRNSHPDEVARVALFLASEESSFVNGTVVTADGGWSAY